From Arachis hypogaea cultivar Tifrunner chromosome 3, arahy.Tifrunner.gnm2.J5K5, whole genome shotgun sequence:
TATATTCTGTCTTGGTCTTACGTGCTTCTACTATGCTACCAATAATCGCCACAGGAGCAGATACCATCTCTAAAATGATGGTATCGGATAGGGTCTCTAATTACAATGTGCCGCCGCTCTAACTTCGCTATAAGTTTTGCAAATATATGGCAGTCCCCACAGATCCTTAGGTTCTTCCATATTCTAATACTTTTCTCCCTTGGAAGGCTCATGATGCCAAAAGCAATTGCCAGTTTCTCACTGTGGTACCGAAGGGAGTCTTCTCTCTGTTCTCCTTCAAGATCTTTTAGGACAAAATTTGTATCAGGAACATAACCGGCACCCTTTAGTCTAGAAATAAATTGATCCAACTTCGTATTGATTTCATCAATTTGGGGATGCGATTTATCTCCCAAAATAAAAGCATGTACTTGCTTGTTGACTTCAATCCAGCTACAGCCAGGTTCTTTCCTTATGCCTCTCGCTCTCATAGTCCTCCGAACATCTACAACATCGTTCCACTTTTCCGAGTTTGCGTAGATATTAGATAACAATACATAAGCTCCTGTGTCCTGTGGATCTAACTTTAGAAGCTCTTTAGCAGCATATGTGGCTAAATCCACATTCCGGTGGGCTCTGCAAGCATAAAGCAGAGTCCTCCATGCTATAACATCCGGCTCACAACTCATCTCCTGAATTAGCTTAACCATGTCATCAAGCTTCCCAGCTCTTCCAAGAAGATCAAGCATGCAACAATAGTGCTCTGTTTCAGGATCTATCCCATAAAGATTCTTCATAGACCGAAAGTAGTTCCAGCCTTCATTTACCAGCCCTGCATGACTACATGCAAATAGAACCCCAAGCATTGTTATATAGTTTGGTTTTGGACCCATAACTTTCATGGAGTCAAACAAATCGAGAGCTTCTAAGCTGAAACCATTTTGAGCTAGTCCTGCAATCATGGTGCTCCAAGAGATAACATCCTTCTCAGCCATCCTATTGAAAATGAGCTTTGCATCTTCCACACTACCACACTTGCAATACATATCTAACAATCCATTGTTAAGGATAAGATCTTGATCATACTTCAGCACATGGACATGCGCCTGCATCCCTAACTCCAACAATGATAAACTAGTACACGCTCTCAGAACACTCGTGAGAGTCGGTTGTGTGGCCAGAAAGCCAGCTCTCCTCATCCTCTTATAAAGGTTCAAGGCCTCATCCCCATTGCTGTGCTGAGCGAAAGCAGCGATGATGGAGCTCCAAACAACAGGGTCTCCAGTCACCATTTCACGAAAAACAGTCTGAGCTTCAAACAACTCTCCCAGTTTTGAGTAAACATCAATAAGGGCACTTCTTACAAAGACATCAGACTCCAACCCCACCTTCAGTATGAAAGAATGAAGCTGTTTGAGATCAGAGAGCCTCTCACAAGacctcaaaacagaagaaaaagtGAACATGTTAGGCATGACACCTTCTCTAAGCATACCAATCAAGAGTCTCATAGCCGTATCATTCAGCTTAGCCTGAGAATAAGCAGATATCAAAGTCGTCCATGAAACAACATTTCGTTCGGGCATTTCGTCGAACAGCTTGTGTGCCTCTTCCAAGAGGTGGAATTTGACGTACATATTGAGTAGTGTGTTGACCAAGAAGGTCTCTGGAAGGTACCCATTTGAGAAGACGTGGCGGTGGACGCGCTTACCGACGCTGACGGCACGACGCGCGAGGCAGCACTTGACGAGCTCGGCATAGGTGAGATCATGGGCACGC
This genomic window contains:
- the LOC112734579 gene encoding pentatricopeptide repeat-containing protein At2g03880, mitochondrial, which codes for MATTYALFLAPIFLPEIPMAAADILQCLCLHSHPSFPISQVTFFPNTTSYPSILNSYIRNLRFTSPITPKPSFIITPTHLSHIQASIICCNHFSLQIRIRSGGHDYDGLSYVSQLPFILLDMFMLKSVDINMDDRTAWVDSGATIGELYYKISQTSKVHGFPAGVCPTVGVGGHLSGGGYGNLMRRFGLSVDHILDAIIVDANGTVLDRKSMGEDLFWAIRGGGGASFGVIVSWKIKLVPVPEVVTVFRVEKTLEQGATEIVQQWQHVAHRIHHGLFIRVVLSPVKRNGKKTIRAKFNALFLGDSEELLGIMKENFPELGLVGEQCIEMSWIDSVLFWYNYPVGTSREALLQRVPESEKFLKRKSDYVQKPMSKTELESLWEKMMELEKPVLTLNPSIAAGDETVSLLNDFATMCHQRDLPRAMHALDAMERRGVRAHDLTYAELVKCCLARRAVSVGKRVHRHVFSNGYLPETFLVNTLLNMYVKFHLLEEAHKLFDEMPERNVVSWTTLISAYSQAKLNDTAMRLLIGMLREGVMPNMFTFSSVLRSCERLSDLKQLHSFILKVGLESDVFVRSALIDVYSKLGELFEAQTVFREMVTGDPVVWSSIIAAFAQHSNGDEALNLYKRMRRAGFLATQPTLTSVLRACTSLSLLELGMQAHVHVLKYDQDLILNNGLLDMYCKCGSVEDAKLIFNRMAEKDVISWSTMIAGLAQNGFSLEALDLFDSMKVMGPKPNYITMLGVLFACSHAGLVNEGWNYFRSMKNLYGIDPETEHYCCMLDLLGRAGKLDDMVKLIQEMSCEPDVIAWRTLLYACRAHRNVDLATYAAKELLKLDPQDTGAYVLLSNIYANSEKWNDVVDVRRTMRARGIRKEPGCSWIEVNKQVHAFILGDKSHPQIDEINTKLDQFISRLKGAGYVPDTNFVLKDLEGEQREDSLRYHSEKLAIAFGIMSLPREKSIRIWKNLRICGDCHIFAKLIAKLERRHIVIRDPIRYHHFRDGICSCGDYW